The DNA segment GACGATCGAAGGTGGATGCAACAGGCTGGCGCCGAAAATGGCCAGCATCACCGCATTCACCAGCGCCGGATAAAAGCGCAAGGCCACGGCCTGATTGCTCCAGATTGCAAAGCCGGCGTAGGCCAAGCCGGCCAGCAACAATGGTTTGCTCCAGTCAGCGCGGATCAGGGCCAAGCGCAACAGCAACATCACGGCGAGCGCCAGCGCGATGAGCCGGGGTTGCAGGTATTGCAGGCCGAAATACACCGCCGCCGGATACAGCGCGGTTAACAGGCCGATCAGCGCATTCAAGCCCGGCGCCATCTCAATCCTGCATCAGGCGGTGGACGGCCTCGACCACGTCGCCTATGGTGCGCGCGGTTTTGAAATCCTCGGGTTTCACCATTTTGCCGGTGAGTTCTTTCAGGCGCACAATCATGTCGACCGCGTCGATACTGTCGAAATCCAGGTCTTCGTAGAGGCGGGCTTCCGGTTCTATGCGGTCTGGATCCATTTCGAACATTTCCACCATGATGTCCTGGATGGCGGCCAAAATTTGTTCACGATTTTTCATAAGCTGTTAACTGCGCGCGGAATCGATAAATTGAGCCAGAGCCGCAACCGACGAAAAAATCTGCGCCACGTCGTCCTGTTCGGCGTCGATTTTAACCTGGTATTGCTTGCGGATCGCCACGCCCAATTCCAGGGCGTCGATCGAATCCAGCCCCAGCCCGCCGTTAAACAGCGGCGCCGAGCTGTCGATGTCGGCGGCGTCGATGTCTTCCAAAGCCAGCGTATCGACGATCAGGCGTTTTAATTCAGTTTCGGTGTTGCTCATAAGCTTGGCGTTGTTCGGTGAAGTAATCCAGTAAAGTTTGGGTCAGCCGGCGCACCGCGATCGAGTGCGGTTGCAGTAGCCGGTACTCGCTCAGGTCGATGTCGTCGCCGACGTCCATCCGTAAATGAAACCGCCGCGGCGGAATTCGGTACCAGGCCAGGTTCTTGGTCAAGGTGCTGGGGGTGCAGGTCAAGGTCACCGGGGTTAACACGCAGTCGGCGGCCAGGGCAATCGCGGCGGCGCCGCGTTGGAAGCGGTAGGCCTGGTCCGGTACCGAACGGGTGCCTTCCGGGAACACGATCAAACCGCCGCCGCCGTTCAGCCACGCCGCACAATCGGCGATCATGGTCTGAGAATCGGCATTACTGATGTAGCCGGCATGCAGGATCGAGCCGCGCATGGCCGGATTGCGCCACAAGCTGGCTTTGACGATGCAACTGGCTTGCTTGATGCGGCTGAGTAGAAACACCACATCCACCAAGGTCGGATGGTTGGCGACGACCAGTTGGCCGGGACGATTCAGTTTTTCGCCGCCGCAGATTTGGTAACTCATCACGCCCAGCCGGTGCATCAAGCCGATAAAGGCATAAAAGCTCAGATGGACCATGGTTTGGGCGCGGCAGGCTTTGCGGCGGCGGTCGCCGGGCAGCAGCGCCAGCAACGGAAACACCACCAACCACAACAGCACACCGCCGAGGCCGAAACAGGCGAAGCTGATTGCGGTTGCCGCCAGTCGCCAAAGATAGTTGATGTTGTGACTCAGAGTTTTTGCCATTGCCAACCGCGGCCGCCGTTTCCCAAATGCAATTCGGATTGGTCGGCGGCCAGGAATTCGATAAAGGCCGGCAATTGTAGCGGTTGCTCGCCATCCTGACGAGTCGAGCTTGTCGGCGAAAACGCCAGCGCCAGACCGGGGCCGGTAAGCGCCAGCCGCAACGCAGCCGCGCAGGGAAACGGTAACGATGCCGCAAAACCGGTCGCAGGAAAGAAATCCGGCAATACTTCGTCGTAATACACCAGCAGGACTTCGCCGTGTCCGGCGTGTAATAAGCCTAGCGCTTCGATCAGGCCCGGTCCGAGCCCGCCGGCGCCGGGGGCGACGCAATTGATTTCGCAGCGGTTGGCGTAGGCGATTGAAAACAGGCCGGCAATCGCATTGTGTACCGACAGGCTGAACGCGGTCGGCGACAATTCCTCGCCGCGCTGCAGATCGTTCAGCATGTCCAGGCATTTGCCGATTTCGCCGTGCGACGAGCTGAACACGGCCGGCATTGGTTCGCCGGGCGTCAGGCATTGCTCGACGACGAACATCGCCGCCTTCGCCAGCGGGCTGAGCCGGCGTTGCAAGGGTTTGGGCGTGTATTGCAGCGGCGGCGGGGGTTGATGATCCGGCGGCTTCCGGCCGGCCGCAAATTGTTGCCAGTCGTCCTGGGTTTGCAAGCCCGGCGCCCAGGCGCTCCAACGGCGGATGATGAACGGGTAGGCCATGTTGCGGAAGTCGGTTGACGCTGGCGCCGAAGCGGCGGGGAGCAAATTATAATCGGGAACTGAACTACCGCGCGCGGGTCGCCGTTCAGAGGATTCGGAACGAGAGAATTTGGACGGGTGATGCAATACTAACCGAAGCCAAGGCCGAACGGTGTAATTGGGTAGGGCAATGGGATGGACTCCTCCCTCCTAGCGGCATCGGGTGCCAGAGGGATAGACTAAAGCTATCCGACAAGCGGAAGGAGGAGTCCGAGATGAATGTTAAACGTATAGGAATTGATTTGGCAAAACAGGTGTTTCAAGTGCATGGGGTCGATAGCCACGAACAGACCGTGCTGAAGAAAAAACTTAAACGCGAGCAAATGCTGCCGTTTTTTCGGGACTTGCCGGCGTGTTTGATTGGCCTGGAAGCCTGCAGCAGTGCCCACCACTGGGGACGAGAACTCGAAAAACTGGGTCATACCGTCAAATTGATTGCGCCGCAATTCGTCAAACCCTATGTCAAGGCGAACAAAAACGACGCCAATGATGCGGAAGCGATCTGCGAAGCGGTCTCGCGACCAACGATGCGTTTCGTAGCCATCAAGACGGTGGCTCAGCAAGACCTACAGGCCACGCATCGCATACGCAGTCAATTGGTCAGTCAGCGCACCGAGAAGGCCAATCAAATTCGCGGCTTGCTGGCCGAATACGGCATCGTCGTCGGACAACGCCTGGAAACCTTACGCAAAGCGCTACCGGGCTTATTGGAAGATGGTGACAACCACCTGACCAGCCACTTCCGAAGTTTGCTCAACGGTTTAAAAGACGATTTGATCGGCCTGGATGAGCGCGTCAAAGATCTGGATAAACGCATTCAACGCCAAGCCGATACCGATCCGGGCGCCAAACGTCTGCAGCAAATTCCGGGCATCGGCCCGATTACCGCCACAGCCCTGGTCAGCGGCGTGGGTGACGGCAAGCAATTCAAGCGTGGACGGGACATGGCGGCTTGGCTGGGCTTGACGCCAGGTCAACATAGCAGTGGCGGCAAGGAACGGCTGTTGGGCATCAGCAAGCGCGGCGATGCCTACTTGAGGACCTTGTTGATTCACGGCGCACGGGCCGTGCTCAAAGTCGCCGGGCAAAAAGACGATCCGCGCAGCCGTTGGCTGCAAACCCTCAGCGAGCGGCGTAACAAAAACATCGCCGCCGTCGCCTTGGCCAATAAAAACGCTCGAATTGCTTGGGCGTTATTGAGCAAGAACATCGACTACCAACCGGACCGAGACCGGCCGGCTGGGGAATCGGCTTGGGCCTGACAGTAAACTGTCACGCCCAAACCGATTGAGATAAAAGAGCAATCCACTCGATTGCGAAGCATCACCCTGATGGCAACCGGACGAACCGGCGCTGGTAAAACCTGACTATTGAGTTGTGCCCAAGAGCACGTTAGGGCGATAAGGAACCAGCGCGCGAATAGCCCATTATGGCCAGAGCCTATGATGCTCAAGTAAGGCCGGATATACGTGTGCAGTCGTACCTTTTACCAACAGAAGTGATTTGCTTGCAAAACGGGAGGAGTCCATATACGTCAATAAGCTAAGCCGTATTGCGCCGCAAGTTGGCTTTTAATTATGCGGCGTATTACGCTATCGCTAATACGCCTTACGCGGGCTGACATATTGATCCTCACTGACCAGAAATCAATTCGGTCTCAGAATCCTTAGGCAGGTCAAATATCTCATCCTCCAAAGATAGTTCTTTGACATAGTTTGCGAGGGTGCGACCATCCATGTGCCAAAGCCCTAACGCTCTTGCAAACTTCCTTGCACCGGGATCAAAGTCTGAAGTTGTCCAAAATGCGAACAGCGTTGGCGATAGGCGTAGTAGATCTCCTTGGAGTAACAATTCGTGGTGGCGAAGAATGGCAGCCCCTACAAACTCTCTAATGTTGACCTCCCGCACTAAGTTGCCAGCCTTATATCGCTTTGCCTGACCAATTACAGCAGCTTTGCAACCAACGGGTACACCCAACGCTGAGGGAACAATATTTATTCTGAATGCCTGAAAATCAATTCCACCATCAACGGTTTGCCGAGTTGCATGAGAGGTTTCGGCACCGAGTGCTTTTAAAATACGAGCACACACAAATTCAAAATTCGCAGGTGAAATTTTTCTCAAGTGCGATAACACTTCACGCGAGTTATTTTCCAGAGATTTTACGTACGGATTAGTAGGGTCATCGTCAATTTCGTAAATCGGCAATGTTCCATCTATTCTCCATTCAGCCGCTTCGTTTCTCAGAAGCTCGGCTATATGCTGTAAATTTTCCTCGACTAACTCATAAAGAGTAGTTTCAGAAATATTAGGCCAGTTCTTCTTTATTCCCGTGATGATTACTGAATCGAGAGAATTCCACGATGCTTCAATTAAGACTTCTTTTGCCCATCCAGCAAGAACTTGTGATGAAGGTTTAGCCATATTGCAATGCAAACTTAATTAATCAGCAACTTTCTATCATTCAGAGCTTGATTAATGCGTGCAACCAATTCCTCTAGGCTCTTGATGGTATTTTCATCCATGCTACGCAGAATATCTGGCGTTAATGACTTGATTGCCGAAGTGGCGGCTACTACTTTAGGGTACCAGTCTTCGGGATGATCAACTTCGTAACGTGCCAGGGCTCGTGTCAATGAACCTTCTGAGCCTCGAAGAATATTCAGCGCATTCTCATCACCAATAATCTGGGATAAGTCTCGAACACTTTTTGACTCTGGTAGCTTTGGAATTGGATCGTCCTCACTTTGAGGAGCCATCCAGCTATAAAACTCAGTTAACTTTTCTTCTTCTGTAAAACGCTCACTCTCATCACTCCAGCCCAGCCAGTTGCGAAGGTTTGAGCGCTTAAACACTTCCTCGAAATAGCTGTACATTTTTGGTTCGGCGTATTCACCATACTCCTCATCAATCTTCATTTGCTCCAAAGCCAAGAAACACTTATAAGCACTATTGGCGGCACGGGTTGAAAGACCAAGACTCTGTGCTGCTTCTTGCGGTGTCATACCGCTCTTTCTAAGTGCATGAACTGCTTTCGCTTTCTGATAAGCTCCCCATTGCTTTACCCCAGATACATGGCGTAGCCCCGGTAATATTAAAGTTGCAGTTGTAGTAACGGCAGAATCATCTAATAGTAGACATTCAATTCTTGTTAAATTCTCAAGCTTTTCATCATCAAACGTTTCCTTGCCGATGTCATGCAAATTTATTAGCCATTTAAGCGCAGTAACTCGACGGTTCCCTTCAATTACAACATATTTAAGTGGTACCTCTTCAGAATTACCTTTCCATTTGCGAACAACAATTCTATCCATGGGAAGGAAACCTATGGTTTTGATAGTATCGCGTAGTTCAGCGACATCAAAGAGAGGGTCCCTCATTTTGTCAAACGTATTGGCTTGGACCTTGATATCTAGAAAACGGCCCTCAGGAATAGGATTTAGCTCTTCGCCCAATTCAGAAAAACGTGGATTGTTGGGATCTAATAGTAAATCGGACAGAGTGACATTAATCGTAGTCAATAGATTGGAAAGATTTTTCATGGCCATATTCTGCAAGAAAGTTAGTTATTTTTGTAACTAAGGTTGTTATTAATAGCGTTACGTAAAAGCGGATAGAATGACGAAATTATAAACCATTGCAGTCATTTGAAATCAAAGCTCAATGCCAGTAACGGGCCGCTACCGACCACTCACCACTTCGCTCCAACCGTCGAATTTCTTTCGGCAGAATAAAACACCAAAATTCGGTATCCCGGACCGCGCTCCGGCTTTTAAATCAGCTTTGCGCTGCTTTTCACCGATAAAACGGCGCAGTTCCCAATGGTGCTTTACTCAAACGCGCTGATGACTTCGCTTTCCTGTTTGCCGGCTTCGATCCAGGCTTGCGCTTCCGGGCTGTGCAACACGGTTTGCACATAGGCTTCGGCGTCCGGGTTGGTGACCAACTGGTAGGTGTGGAAGCGGAACGCCACCGGTGCGTACATCGCGTCGACGATGCCGAAACGGCCGAACAGCCAGGCGCCGTCTTTGCCGTGCCGGCGTCGGCATTGTTGCCAGATTTCGCCGATGCGGTCGATATCCGGCTGCACCC comes from the Methylomonas sp. EFPC3 genome and includes:
- a CDS encoding acyl carrier protein, which translates into the protein MKNREQILAAIQDIMVEMFEMDPDRIEPEARLYEDLDFDSIDAVDMIVRLKELTGKMVKPEDFKTARTIGDVVEAVHRLMQD
- a CDS encoding phosphopantetheine-binding protein; amino-acid sequence: MSNTETELKRLIVDTLALEDIDAADIDSSAPLFNGGLGLDSIDALELGVAIRKQYQVKIDAEQDDVAQIFSSVAALAQFIDSARS
- a CDS encoding 1-acyl-sn-glycerol-3-phosphate acyltransferase, whose product is MAKTLSHNINYLWRLAATAISFACFGLGGVLLWLVVFPLLALLPGDRRRKACRAQTMVHLSFYAFIGLMHRLGVMSYQICGGEKLNRPGQLVVANHPTLVDVVFLLSRIKQASCIVKASLWRNPAMRGSILHAGYISNADSQTMIADCAAWLNGGGGLIVFPEGTRSVPDQAYRFQRGAAAIALAADCVLTPVTLTCTPSTLTKNLAWYRIPPRRFHLRMDVGDDIDLSEYRLLQPHSIAVRRLTQTLLDYFTEQRQAYEQHRN
- a CDS encoding beta-ketoacyl synthase chain length factor encodes the protein MAYPFIIRRWSAWAPGLQTQDDWQQFAAGRKPPDHQPPPPLQYTPKPLQRRLSPLAKAAMFVVEQCLTPGEPMPAVFSSSHGEIGKCLDMLNDLQRGEELSPTAFSLSVHNAIAGLFSIAYANRCEINCVAPGAGGLGPGLIEALGLLHAGHGEVLLVYYDEVLPDFFPATGFAASLPFPCAAALRLALTGPGLALAFSPTSSTRQDGEQPLQLPAFIEFLAADQSELHLGNGGRGWQWQKL
- a CDS encoding IS110 family transposase; the protein is MNVKRIGIDLAKQVFQVHGVDSHEQTVLKKKLKREQMLPFFRDLPACLIGLEACSSAHHWGRELEKLGHTVKLIAPQFVKPYVKANKNDANDAEAICEAVSRPTMRFVAIKTVAQQDLQATHRIRSQLVSQRTEKANQIRGLLAEYGIVVGQRLETLRKALPGLLEDGDNHLTSHFRSLLNGLKDDLIGLDERVKDLDKRIQRQADTDPGAKRLQQIPGIGPITATALVSGVGDGKQFKRGRDMAAWLGLTPGQHSSGGKERLLGISKRGDAYLRTLLIHGARAVLKVAGQKDDPRSRWLQTLSERRNKNIAAVALANKNARIAWALLSKNIDYQPDRDRPAGESAWA
- a CDS encoding restriction endonuclease, with amino-acid sequence MAKPSSQVLAGWAKEVLIEASWNSLDSVIITGIKKNWPNISETTLYELVEENLQHIAELLRNEAAEWRIDGTLPIYEIDDDPTNPYVKSLENNSREVLSHLRKISPANFEFVCARILKALGAETSHATRQTVDGGIDFQAFRINIVPSALGVPVGCKAAVIGQAKRYKAGNLVREVNIREFVGAAILRHHELLLQGDLLRLSPTLFAFWTTSDFDPGARKFARALGLWHMDGRTLANYVKELSLEDEIFDLPKDSETELISGQ
- a CDS encoding ParB/Srx family N-terminal domain-containing protein, with the protein product MKNLSNLLTTINVTLSDLLLDPNNPRFSELGEELNPIPEGRFLDIKVQANTFDKMRDPLFDVAELRDTIKTIGFLPMDRIVVRKWKGNSEEVPLKYVVIEGNRRVTALKWLINLHDIGKETFDDEKLENLTRIECLLLDDSAVTTTATLILPGLRHVSGVKQWGAYQKAKAVHALRKSGMTPQEAAQSLGLSTRAANSAYKCFLALEQMKIDEEYGEYAEPKMYSYFEEVFKRSNLRNWLGWSDESERFTEEEKLTEFYSWMAPQSEDDPIPKLPESKSVRDLSQIIGDENALNILRGSEGSLTRALARYEVDHPEDWYPKVVAATSAIKSLTPDILRSMDENTIKSLEELVARINQALNDRKLLIN